In the Maribacter sp. MJ134 genome, one interval contains:
- a CDS encoding Tex family protein — translation MNLISSILQHTQLPEKSIQNTVALLNQDCTIPFISRYRKEATGGLDEVQIGNIVKYKNEFELLQKRKSTILKVIEEQGVLTAELKSKIESCANLTSLEDLYLPFKKSKKTKAEVARKNGLERLAKIIMAQRTEELEYLAGRYLNAEVQNEGEALEGARHIIAEWVNERTDIRNQLRRQLERFAMITTKVVAKQKDQEKAQKYRDYFDWSEALNRCPSHRFLAISRAESEKYIRIKIEIDDNRALERIQQRIIKNDTTESAEQIKMAISDAYKRLLFSSLSAELLKKAKEKADGNAIEVFAKNLRQLLLSPPLGEKRILAIDPGFRTGCKIVCLDQQGNLVHNETIYPHAPQNDVSGSIKKLSSLANAYKIEAIAIGNATASRETERLVKKVVFKDPIEVFVVSEAGASIYSASKIARDEFPNYDVTVRGAVSIGRRLADPLGELVKIDPKSIGVGQYQHDVDQPKLKISLDRVVESCVNSVGVNINTASVPLLSYVSGIGPKLAENIVAYRTENGAFPSRNEIKKVARLGGKAFEQGAGFLRIKDGENPLDDSAVHPESYTIVQQMAKDRGISLSDLIGNKRELKEIDLRQYCSEEVGLPTLQDIVEELEKPGLDKREKAKVFSFDQNIRSIGDLRDGQLLPGIVNNITNFGCFVDIGIKESGLIHVSNLADTFVKDVNAHVHLNQQLIVKVLSVDIPRKRIQLAMHKKT, via the coding sequence ATGAATCTTATATCCTCTATTCTTCAACACACCCAACTCCCTGAAAAATCAATTCAAAATACAGTAGCACTTCTAAATCAGGATTGTACCATCCCGTTTATCTCCCGCTACCGAAAAGAGGCAACTGGTGGGTTGGACGAAGTGCAGATAGGTAACATTGTAAAGTATAAAAATGAATTTGAATTATTACAGAAACGGAAATCCACTATTCTTAAGGTCATTGAAGAACAAGGTGTCCTAACCGCAGAACTAAAATCAAAAATTGAATCATGCGCCAATCTCACTAGTCTGGAAGATTTGTACCTACCGTTCAAAAAAAGTAAAAAAACAAAGGCAGAAGTTGCCCGTAAGAACGGATTGGAGCGCTTGGCCAAAATTATTATGGCCCAACGTACGGAAGAGTTGGAATATTTGGCAGGTAGGTACTTAAATGCAGAAGTGCAAAACGAGGGTGAAGCCTTAGAAGGGGCAAGACATATTATTGCAGAGTGGGTCAATGAACGTACGGATATCAGAAATCAACTACGACGGCAATTAGAACGCTTTGCCATGATTACGACCAAAGTTGTCGCTAAACAAAAAGATCAGGAAAAAGCACAGAAATACCGGGATTACTTTGATTGGAGCGAAGCTTTAAATCGTTGTCCGTCTCACCGATTCCTAGCTATTTCCCGCGCGGAATCGGAAAAATACATCCGCATTAAAATTGAGATTGACGACAATCGAGCATTGGAACGTATACAGCAACGCATCATTAAAAATGATACTACCGAAAGTGCGGAGCAGATTAAAATGGCTATATCAGATGCCTACAAAAGGTTATTATTTTCCTCACTAAGTGCTGAATTATTAAAAAAGGCCAAGGAAAAGGCAGACGGCAATGCTATTGAGGTATTCGCTAAAAATTTAAGACAACTTCTACTGAGCCCCCCACTAGGTGAAAAGCGAATTTTAGCGATTGACCCTGGTTTTAGAACAGGTTGCAAAATAGTTTGCTTAGACCAACAGGGAAACTTGGTGCACAATGAAACGATTTACCCGCACGCCCCACAAAACGATGTGTCTGGAAGTATTAAAAAACTAAGCTCTTTGGCCAATGCCTATAAAATTGAAGCCATTGCCATTGGCAACGCAACAGCATCTAGAGAAACAGAACGGTTGGTTAAAAAGGTGGTGTTCAAAGATCCGATTGAAGTCTTTGTGGTGAGCGAGGCTGGAGCATCCATATATTCTGCCTCTAAAATTGCCCGGGATGAATTTCCCAACTATGATGTCACCGTAAGAGGTGCGGTTTCCATTGGTCGTAGGTTGGCAGACCCTCTAGGGGAACTGGTTAAAATAGACCCCAAATCTATTGGTGTAGGTCAATATCAGCACGATGTGGACCAACCCAAGTTAAAGATATCCTTGGACCGCGTGGTGGAAAGTTGTGTTAATTCAGTAGGTGTTAATATCAATACCGCCAGTGTTCCATTATTGAGTTATGTTAGTGGAATAGGTCCAAAATTAGCAGAAAACATAGTTGCGTACCGAACTGAAAATGGTGCTTTTCCTTCACGGAACGAAATTAAAAAAGTTGCCCGTTTAGGCGGTAAAGCTTTTGAACAAGGTGCGGGATTTCTTCGTATTAAAGACGGGGAAAATCCGTTGGACGATTCTGCAGTGCATCCGGAAAGCTATACCATTGTACAACAAATGGCAAAAGATAGGGGAATATCCCTATCTGATTTAATCGGAAACAAAAGGGAACTCAAAGAAATAGATTTACGACAGTATTGTTCTGAAGAAGTAGGTTTACCTACATTACAAGACATTGTAGAAGAACTGGAGAAACCCGGTTTGGACAAAAGGGAGAAGGCGAAGGTTTTTTCTTTTGATCAAAACATAAGATCCATAGGTGATCTGCGAGACGGGCAATTGCTACCAGGTATTGTCAACAATATTACCAATTTTGGATGTTTTGTAGATATCGGCATTAAGGAAAGTGGCCTTATTCACGTATCTAATTTAGCGGATACTTTTGTAAAGGATGTGAACGCTCATGTTCACTTGAACCAGCAGCTTATTGTAAAAGTATTATCCGTAGATATTCCCAGAAAAAGAATACAGCTGGCAATGCATAAGAAAACTTAG
- a CDS encoding histone deacetylase — MLRIAFHPIYKHPLPEGHRFPMLKYDLLPKQLLYEGTCEETNFFEPEIPNDKHIVAVHDPEYFYDLLNIKIPPKEARKIGFPLTEDLVERERIIADGTMKACEYAIQFGIAMNIAGGTHHAYTDKGEAFCMLNDQAIGARYLQSKGLARKILIVDLDVHQGNGTAEIFAKDASVFTFSMHGAGNYPFKKEHSDLDIPLEKGTTDATYLSILKKTLPKLINEQQPDFIFYLCGVDVIETDKLGTLSLTVEGCKERDRFVLETCHKLQIPVQCSMGGGYSPEIKVIVDAHANTFRLAQGIYF; from the coding sequence ATGTTAAGAATTGCGTTTCACCCTATTTACAAACATCCGTTACCGGAAGGACATCGGTTTCCCATGCTTAAGTACGATTTGCTTCCCAAACAACTCCTATACGAAGGTACTTGTGAGGAAACCAATTTTTTTGAACCAGAAATACCGAACGATAAGCATATTGTTGCGGTGCACGACCCGGAATACTTCTACGATTTATTGAACATTAAAATTCCACCCAAAGAAGCCCGAAAAATAGGTTTTCCCCTCACGGAGGATTTGGTAGAGCGTGAGCGAATCATTGCGGACGGAACCATGAAAGCCTGTGAGTACGCCATACAATTCGGAATTGCCATGAATATTGCCGGTGGCACGCATCATGCCTATACCGATAAAGGGGAAGCCTTCTGTATGCTAAATGACCAAGCTATAGGGGCTAGATACTTACAATCAAAAGGATTGGCGAGGAAAATACTAATTGTCGATCTGGATGTACATCAAGGTAACGGGACAGCTGAAATCTTTGCAAAAGATGCCTCCGTTTTCACCTTTTCCATGCATGGGGCAGGTAATTATCCCTTTAAAAAGGAGCATTCAGATTTGGACATTCCTTTGGAAAAAGGAACAACGGATGCCACGTATTTATCTATTTTAAAAAAAACCCTTCCAAAACTTATTAACGAACAACAACCGGATTTTATATTTTACCTATGTGGCGTAGACGTTATTGAAACGGACAAATTAGGCACATTAAGTTTAACCGTAGAAGGTTGTAAGGAAAGAGATCGCTTTGTCCTAGAGACCTGCCACAAGCTTCAAATACCCGTGCAATGTAGTATGGGTGGTGGCTACTCTCCTGAAATTAAGGTTATTGTTGATGCCCATGCCAATACATTTAGGTTAGCGCAAGGAATTTATTTTTGA
- a CDS encoding NAD(P)/FAD-dependent oxidoreductase, which produces MEKEKVDVLIIGAGPSGCVAAAYLHNKGFSIKVVEKNKFPRFVIGESLIPRCMEHFEAVGLLDCLKAKNFEVKTGARFMQGPKICEFDFSKKHTKGWNWTYQIPRADFDKTLTDELQNRGVAIDFEKEVVGVEFANEISTTQIKDLQGRTSQIEAKYIIDSSGFGRVLPKLLDLDKPSEIPAHSSIFTHVKDIRRPDGWEGHRITFDIVSLETWLWVIPFSNGYTSIGYVGPTDYLESFEGNNEERLREMMKLSNHYLSRFEDLPYEFEPRMIKNIAKSVKQLYGPGYVLTGNSAEFLDPVFSSGVTFATESAHLAAKMITKELNGEAVDWEHDYSKYMLDGVNVFSTYVKEWYTGNLQKIFFADSENPVIKSQICAVLAGYVWDKTNPFVKNHHRLVKTVAHIADMEKEAANAR; this is translated from the coding sequence ATGGAAAAAGAAAAAGTTGATGTCTTGATAATAGGTGCTGGCCCCTCGGGTTGTGTGGCGGCCGCATATCTGCATAATAAAGGCTTTTCCATTAAAGTGGTTGAAAAAAATAAGTTTCCACGTTTCGTTATTGGCGAAAGTCTTATTCCAAGATGTATGGAACATTTTGAAGCGGTCGGACTACTAGATTGTCTTAAAGCGAAAAACTTTGAAGTGAAGACTGGTGCACGGTTTATGCAAGGTCCAAAAATTTGTGAATTTGATTTTAGCAAGAAACATACAAAGGGGTGGAACTGGACCTATCAAATACCGAGAGCAGATTTTGATAAAACCCTTACTGATGAACTTCAAAATAGAGGTGTAGCCATTGATTTTGAGAAAGAAGTGGTAGGGGTGGAATTTGCCAATGAAATTTCTACGACGCAAATAAAGGACCTGCAAGGTAGAACCTCTCAAATTGAAGCAAAATATATCATAGATTCCAGTGGTTTTGGCCGTGTGTTACCGAAATTATTAGACTTGGATAAACCATCGGAAATACCTGCACATTCATCTATTTTTACACATGTCAAAGATATTAGGAGACCCGATGGCTGGGAAGGCCATAGAATAACTTTTGATATCGTAAGCCTTGAAACTTGGTTATGGGTAATTCCGTTTTCGAACGGATATACGAGTATAGGATATGTAGGGCCAACGGATTACTTGGAATCTTTTGAAGGAAACAACGAAGAACGTTTACGGGAGATGATGAAGCTTTCGAATCACTATCTAAGTAGATTTGAGGACCTTCCTTATGAATTTGAACCTAGGATGATTAAGAATATTGCTAAATCTGTAAAACAGCTCTATGGACCTGGTTACGTGCTTACAGGAAATAGTGCCGAGTTCTTAGACCCTGTTTTCTCTTCTGGTGTAACTTTTGCAACGGAATCTGCCCATTTGGCCGCAAAAATGATAACAAAGGAACTAAACGGTGAAGCAGTGGATTGGGAGCATGATTACTCTAAATATATGCTGGATGGCGTTAACGTATTTTCCACTTATGTTAAAGAGTGGTACACAGGAAACCTTCAAAAAATATTCTTTGCCGACTCTGAAAACCCTGTTATAAAATCACAGATTTGTGCCGTACTCGCCGGGTACGTTTGGGATAAAACCAATCCTTTTGTCAAAAATCATCATCGTCTGGTCAAAACAGTTGCTCATATCGCCGATATGGAGAAAGAGGCTGCTAACGCCCGTTAG
- the metG gene encoding methionine--tRNA ligase: MSTIESPKRYTITAALPYTNGPIHIGHLAGVYVPADIYARYLRITGKDVAFICGSDEHGVAISMKAKKEGITPKEVVDKYHAIIKQSFADFGITFDNYSRTSAPIHHETASDFFKKLYEQGDFIEETTAQLYDGEAKQFLADRFVTGTCPRCGNEEAYGDQCENCGSTLNATDLINPKSTITGTVPTTKETTHWFLPLDKHEDFLRKWILEGHKNDWKPNVYGQCKSWIDGGLEPRAVTRDLDWGIPVPVKGGEGKVLYVWFDAPIGYISSTKEWAEREGKDWEPYWKDKDTKLLHFIGKDNIVFHCIIFPAILRAHGDYILPDNVPANEFLNLEGNKLSTSKNWAVWLHEYLVDFPEMQDVLRYTLTANAPETKDNDFTWKDFQARNNNELVAIFGNFINRVAVLTQKYYGGEVPSPGNFTKVDSETLEQLRKYPEIISSSLQRYRYREAGQELMNLARLGNKYLADEEPWKVIKQDEGRVKTIMFVALQIATGLAILSEPFLPFTSTKLKSILNIASTTLSDHKTQAETERSQSHNWSEVSSKETLLPPAHQINKAELLFRKIEDQEIQVQLDKLEATKKINTSTSLSTSSNASKELMPQKDTIQFDDFTKLDMRVGTIVEAEKMAKAKKLLVLKVDTGLDTRTIVSGIAESFTPEEVVGKKVTVLVNLAPRSLRGVDSEGMILMTENAEGKLVFVNPDEEGVGNGEGIS; the protein is encoded by the coding sequence ATGTCCACGATAGAGTCACCCAAAAGATATACAATTACAGCAGCCCTACCGTATACTAACGGACCCATACATATTGGTCACCTAGCGGGTGTTTACGTACCAGCGGATATTTACGCCCGTTATTTACGGATTACGGGGAAAGATGTTGCCTTTATTTGCGGTAGTGATGAGCACGGTGTGGCCATTTCTATGAAAGCAAAAAAAGAAGGTATAACACCAAAAGAGGTAGTAGATAAATACCATGCCATTATTAAACAGTCTTTTGCGGATTTTGGAATCACCTTTGATAACTATTCAAGGACCTCGGCGCCCATACATCATGAAACTGCTTCCGATTTTTTTAAAAAGCTCTATGAACAAGGAGATTTTATCGAGGAGACAACCGCACAATTATATGATGGCGAAGCAAAACAATTTTTGGCCGATCGCTTTGTAACGGGTACCTGTCCCAGATGTGGAAATGAAGAGGCCTATGGTGACCAATGTGAAAATTGCGGGTCTACCTTGAACGCTACGGACCTAATCAATCCTAAATCTACCATAACCGGCACCGTTCCCACGACCAAAGAAACAACGCATTGGTTCTTACCCCTGGATAAGCACGAAGATTTTCTGCGAAAATGGATTTTAGAAGGTCATAAAAACGATTGGAAACCCAATGTTTACGGTCAATGTAAATCATGGATAGACGGCGGACTCGAACCTAGAGCGGTAACACGCGATTTAGATTGGGGAATTCCCGTACCGGTAAAAGGTGGGGAAGGAAAAGTATTATACGTTTGGTTCGATGCTCCTATCGGCTATATTTCTTCTACAAAGGAATGGGCTGAACGAGAAGGTAAAGATTGGGAACCCTATTGGAAAGATAAGGACACCAAACTCCTACATTTTATAGGCAAGGACAATATTGTTTTTCACTGTATCATTTTCCCTGCTATTTTAAGGGCGCATGGGGATTATATCCTTCCGGACAACGTACCTGCCAATGAATTTTTGAATCTGGAAGGCAACAAACTATCCACCTCTAAAAATTGGGCAGTTTGGTTGCATGAATATTTGGTTGATTTTCCGGAAATGCAAGACGTATTGCGTTACACCTTAACGGCAAACGCCCCGGAAACCAAGGATAATGATTTTACTTGGAAAGATTTCCAGGCTAGGAACAATAATGAGCTTGTGGCCATATTCGGGAACTTTATAAACCGTGTGGCCGTACTTACACAGAAATATTATGGTGGAGAAGTGCCTTCTCCCGGTAATTTTACAAAAGTTGACAGTGAAACCCTAGAACAGCTTCGCAAATATCCCGAAATAATTTCAAGTTCCCTTCAACGGTATCGTTATAGGGAAGCCGGTCAAGAATTAATGAACTTAGCACGTTTGGGAAATAAGTATTTAGCGGACGAGGAACCCTGGAAAGTTATAAAGCAAGATGAGGGAAGAGTAAAGACCATTATGTTCGTAGCGCTACAGATCGCTACAGGTTTAGCCATTTTAAGCGAACCTTTTTTACCGTTTACTTCTACGAAACTAAAATCAATACTAAATATCGCTTCAACTACGCTCAGCGACCACAAAACTCAAGCCGAGACTGAGCGTAGCCAAAGTCACAATTGGTCAGAAGTTTCATCCAAAGAAACCCTCTTACCCCCAGCCCACCAAATCAACAAAGCCGAATTGCTTTTCAGAAAAATAGAAGACCAAGAAATTCAAGTTCAGCTAGACAAGTTAGAGGCCACGAAAAAAATTAATACTTCGACTTCGCTCAGTACAAGCTCCAACGCCAGCAAAGAACTTATGCCACAAAAAGATACCATACAATTCGATGATTTTACAAAACTAGATATGCGGGTAGGCACCATCGTGGAAGCTGAAAAGATGGCCAAGGCCAAGAAACTGCTGGTTCTTAAGGTAGATACCGGTTTAGATACTAGGACAATAGTGTCCGGCATTGCCGAAAGTTTTACGCCAGAAGAGGTTGTGGGTAAAAAAGTCACCGTACTAGTCAATCTAGCGCCACGTTCTTTACGTGGTGTAGATAGTGAAGGCATGATTCTGATGACCGAAAATGCCGAAGGCAAATTGGTCTTTGTAAATCCGGATGAGGAAGGTGTTGGTAATGGTGAGGGGATAAGTTAA
- a CDS encoding phosphatase PAP2 family protein yields MKNSIIVFLILFSFSCSAQSTSKDSVETRWQMFTYDIGNVFKGIGYSYSRPLHWTGKDWSNFGYTMGATGIAYLVDTPTSDYFRGIKEDVPKVVRDYGFNYGSPENNYMITGAVYLTGLISKNEKLRRTGVLLISSASSAGLLQQVLKSAVGRARPLSGKNKDTYRPLWAGDREFHSFPSGHAILAMTNAHAIAKQFKNCWVKTGIYTLGSIPAISRLWEGKHWLSDVVLGVAISIFTVESIDRYLDSKYDQKYNDNAKKLSWNLNFGPGQVGLHLEF; encoded by the coding sequence TTGAAAAATTCAATAATAGTATTCCTTATTCTATTTTCCTTCTCGTGTTCTGCTCAAAGCACTTCTAAGGATTCTGTTGAAACCAGATGGCAAATGTTTACCTATGACATAGGAAATGTGTTTAAAGGTATAGGCTATTCCTATAGCAGACCGCTACATTGGACTGGCAAGGATTGGTCTAATTTTGGTTATACGATGGGGGCAACGGGCATTGCCTATTTAGTGGACACCCCTACCAGTGATTATTTTAGAGGTATTAAAGAAGACGTACCAAAAGTTGTTCGCGACTACGGATTCAACTATGGGAGTCCAGAGAATAATTATATGATTACAGGAGCGGTTTACCTCACGGGTCTAATTAGTAAAAACGAAAAATTGAGGCGAACAGGGGTACTTTTAATTTCCTCCGCTTCCTCAGCAGGTCTACTTCAACAAGTACTAAAATCCGCAGTTGGTAGGGCAAGACCCTTAAGCGGAAAAAACAAGGATACCTATCGACCACTATGGGCCGGTGATAGAGAATTTCATTCCTTTCCGTCAGGTCATGCCATTTTAGCAATGACCAATGCTCATGCCATAGCCAAACAATTTAAGAATTGTTGGGTGAAAACCGGAATTTACACACTCGGTTCTATACCTGCCATATCAAGGTTATGGGAGGGTAAACATTGGCTCTCCGACGTAGTCCTAGGTGTGGCTATCAGTATTTTTACCGTGGAATCGATAGACCGCTATTTAGACTCTAAATACGACCAAAAATATAATGACAATGCTAAAAAACTAAGCTGGAACCTCAACTTTGGACCGGGCCAAGTAGGGTTACATCTAGAATTCTAA
- a CDS encoding solute:sodium symporter family transporter, producing the protein MDYLSIFSFIGFTLLVAIIAWYATRNTNESTADGYFLGGRSLGALTIAGSLLLTNLSAEQIVGLNGQAFSEGILVMAWETLAAIAMVITAVWFLPKYMKKGITTIPEFIQGRFDENTKAILSILFLIAFGIVLLPTILYAGSKAFITMFELPDALGVSETAAYWICVWSIGLIGIIYAIYGGLKAVAVSDLVNAIGLLVGGLAIPYFGLVMISDDNSIAGGLSKLWVDNQDKFDVTGDITSSIPVGTIFTGMMIAQMYYWGTNQAILQRVFGAKSLAEGQKGMLLAAFVKFLIPVIVVLPGIIAFNMFGSELNDADASYPELVRRVLPGGLLGFFAAVLFGAILSSFNSLLNSSATLFGFDLYKKFFNPEASELQTVKAGKRFGLALAVISMSIAPFIRYAPDGLFSYIQQALGSLSVPILAVVVIGILTKKVPALGAKVVLIGGVIMYLISLLGLGPAMINSAMAKAAENGITDAGQLAIIKAEAYPHFLHIMGILFVVNIIIMLIIGAVKPKTEEYVPEVTKVIDTTPWKYATVVGILVALLVLSTYLIF; encoded by the coding sequence ATGGATTACTTATCGATTTTCTCTTTTATTGGATTCACACTTTTGGTAGCGATTATCGCTTGGTACGCTACAAGAAACACCAATGAAAGTACCGCAGACGGATATTTCCTCGGTGGAAGGAGTTTGGGTGCCTTGACTATTGCAGGTTCCTTGTTATTGACCAATCTTTCGGCAGAACAAATAGTGGGTTTAAACGGTCAGGCATTTTCTGAGGGAATACTCGTGATGGCTTGGGAAACACTTGCCGCTATAGCCATGGTCATTACAGCTGTCTGGTTTCTGCCCAAGTATATGAAAAAGGGGATTACCACCATTCCTGAATTTATACAGGGTCGTTTTGACGAAAACACCAAAGCCATTCTATCCATATTATTTTTAATCGCATTTGGTATCGTGTTATTACCGACCATTCTTTATGCAGGTTCTAAGGCTTTTATCACCATGTTCGAATTGCCCGATGCTTTGGGAGTTTCAGAGACGGCCGCTTATTGGATATGTGTTTGGAGTATTGGTTTAATAGGAATTATATACGCAATATACGGTGGTCTAAAAGCGGTGGCGGTATCCGATTTGGTCAATGCTATAGGATTGTTGGTTGGTGGTCTGGCTATACCTTACTTTGGATTGGTTATGATTAGTGATGACAATAGTATCGCTGGAGGTTTGTCCAAGTTATGGGTAGACAATCAGGATAAATTTGATGTCACCGGCGATATTACTTCTTCCATACCGGTGGGGACTATCTTCACAGGGATGATGATTGCGCAGATGTATTATTGGGGTACGAACCAAGCTATTTTACAACGTGTCTTTGGAGCGAAAAGTTTGGCCGAAGGTCAAAAAGGGATGTTGCTAGCGGCATTTGTGAAATTCTTGATTCCTGTTATCGTGGTGTTACCAGGTATCATTGCGTTCAATATGTTCGGGTCTGAGCTAAACGATGCGGACGCCTCCTATCCAGAGCTGGTTAGAAGGGTACTACCAGGTGGATTGTTAGGATTCTTTGCCGCAGTTTTATTCGGTGCCATATTAAGTTCGTTCAATAGTCTTTTGAACAGTAGCGCTACCTTATTCGGTTTTGATTTGTACAAAAAGTTTTTCAACCCTGAAGCAAGCGAATTACAGACAGTAAAAGCAGGAAAACGTTTCGGTTTGGCATTGGCGGTTATCTCAATGTCCATAGCCCCATTTATACGTTATGCTCCGGACGGTTTGTTCTCCTATATACAGCAAGCGTTAGGAAGTTTAAGTGTACCAATATTAGCCGTGGTCGTTATCGGAATTTTGACCAAAAAGGTGCCAGCCTTAGGTGCTAAGGTTGTTTTAATCGGTGGGGTGATTATGTATTTGATCAGTCTATTAGGATTGGGCCCCGCAATGATTAATTCAGCTATGGCTAAGGCAGCCGAGAATGGTATTACCGATGCGGGCCAATTAGCAATTATAAAGGCTGAAGCTTATCCTCATTTTCTCCACATCATGGGAATACTGTTCGTGGTTAACATTATTATTATGCTCATTATTGGAGCTGTTAAACCAAAAACTGAGGAGTATGTGCCAGAGGTGACTAAAGTAATCGATACTACGCCTTGGAAGTATGCCACCGTTGTTGGTATTTTGGTCGCGTTGTTGGTTCTAAGTACCTATCTGATTTTTTAG
- a CDS encoding L-threonylcarbamoyladenylate synthase yields MRTSITTDIAFCQKLLKTGELVAIPTETVYGLAASIMDIGAIERIFEMKGRPMFNPLIVHIHSLEQLSLLARDIPENALRLARAFWPGSLTLILPKTAEVSDTITANKPTVGIRMPNHPKTLALLKGLPFPIAAPSANPSTRVSPTSAEHVFSYFGTKLPAILDGGPCEVGLESTIVGFKGETPVIYRKGGITVEAIEAIVGKVQLVTKEDKAPVAPGMLAKHYAPKTKLIISSSVAETVEEYTGFKVGVISFCSNYERVEALRILSQEGNLAIAAKNLFSALHELDQMELDFIVAEKFPEEGLGRSINDRLERAAY; encoded by the coding sequence ATGCGTACTTCAATTACTACAGATATTGCCTTTTGTCAAAAGCTTTTAAAAACAGGCGAATTGGTTGCCATACCCACGGAGACGGTTTATGGGTTAGCAGCGAGCATCATGGATATAGGAGCTATAGAACGTATTTTTGAAATGAAGGGTAGACCTATGTTCAATCCTTTAATAGTTCATATTCATAGCTTAGAGCAATTGTCTCTTTTGGCGAGGGATATTCCCGAAAACGCTCTAAGACTGGCACGAGCTTTTTGGCCGGGCTCACTAACGCTTATTTTGCCCAAGACGGCGGAAGTTTCCGATACCATTACGGCAAATAAACCTACGGTGGGTATCCGTATGCCAAATCACCCAAAGACCTTAGCATTGTTAAAGGGGCTGCCTTTTCCCATCGCGGCACCCAGTGCAAATCCGTCCACCAGAGTTAGTCCTACTTCTGCTGAACATGTGTTCTCTTATTTTGGAACGAAGCTACCGGCTATTTTAGATGGCGGACCTTGCGAAGTAGGTTTAGAATCTACCATTGTAGGATTCAAGGGAGAAACGCCGGTTATATATCGAAAAGGGGGGATTACCGTTGAGGCTATCGAAGCTATCGTCGGTAAAGTTCAATTGGTTACTAAAGAAGATAAAGCGCCAGTGGCTCCGGGAATGTTGGCAAAGCACTATGCTCCAAAGACTAAACTGATCATTAGTAGCAGTGTGGCTGAAACAGTTGAAGAATATACAGGCTTTAAAGTGGGTGTCATTTCTTTTTGCTCAAATTATGAAAGGGTTGAAGCGCTAAGAATACTTTCACAAGAAGGCAATCTTGCTATAGCCGCAAAAAACCTTTTTTCCGCTTTACATGAGCTGGATCAGATGGAACTGGATTTCATTGTCGCAGAGAAATTTCCCGAGGAAGGATTAGGGAGGAGCATTAACGACCGTCTAGAACGAGCAGCATACTAA